One stretch of Anas acuta chromosome W, bAnaAcu1.1, whole genome shotgun sequence DNA includes these proteins:
- the ALPK2 gene encoding alpha-protein kinase 2 isoform X3 produces MRSPKVSFPCEKSRRRLPNMEDNMDAKNVFETQENICCLRGASENGDDLINFNSMVCVAAGEAEKYCISQVHSHPTDLITDHTDNCCLKVEDSISCPPPAEVQTHGKTGFSRPLTMNAVLSEQADTPIVNQNYFTKHDSENSGGILEACASVSDDFSDDVLEYFECSDVLTAHENEIWEKKLEFLLESGDEDDLKLSKDCDGCAYFLSEMPCLFRVSDNTTPMDTTIGFCGHHSKFKGVNVRRDPSTYSQSTLQAEMTLAVGQHRDKTTSVKDEEKGKVPVASAVIENECLRTEEENNGIGQTDFSTSKPQNVDNVHAKADSSTGGIGTALTNQASETMTENKVDENLLGENSLLLEEGRRNSSEENARHAVSTLTETLTRNLLKLLNPIELCRYVGNIGQSFQAATEVRESSALFPSQEGVFSAQMCEETESLQMQAGLCRTEEADKDCHWEQKKTRGPSEQNQVPDDNVSPRNQGASLKISIQNCDRECMEPEIAKEGILITCQNAKNIHSASECTEKPLQAKNGSLQTYSQHCAPCDKRESCHQQVFWEQGKDISSNGNKSKKDISPFPLWDADSVPDKQESLCAVLSSAKLCDEPKEGGRRYGFDSHDGNDRDTLCSVSCDESLFEANPKSVLESGEPGCKGDADLSAVHDKLWKLLQEDDSDYQIPFENWGITSLEVRLTDTKVTEPNSVQETCSDHPLPSNFIEQQEPITQPPTRQRTEKEDCSVSNVLLKTDEACNSASIENFSLTRVVEADGLCISSSTENKTETPSTCISENSILNTEECFEQKPNQTLIVNNGAVQMTVSREGKLTVNNTFQTCDTDSQRLKNAQSSNLACDKQNPAYMSDKSRWTTGQLPHTERNISLINENMTETTDEDAGKDCHFKDCYLERKKLAYFPEEKVIFPSNSSVENNHQFTHEKHSSVNTIHRSYENNLPEKRNHSELNAQNGTNCSSYHPSKNYDSQDFQVASNTQKYSYPMKLPNFIKTTETITCKNLPQNVHQMTELEKQEVMFTASSENPLLTDFFVKVPKYEPSKPGEEQRAIFIGDEQRAEASCDSGVRHVSESQPAVSPHNVSEQHLFFADNTFKFDEELKTGYLKSPTYASGNVTSVSVSTLLPRKVQNEYCTVAKEDCRDIGNQMDLQQQSVRETSPFIPVRQSEGSLNSVAAVGCSGTGSRVQTECTQTAVKGDEKLTELEAFCEALQDHIHRVPEENKEEAILRGNKQEIQRTTEYNLDAAKMKSPLHALISSKAQRRIRNSIAKQSSPDLITSSKPAEVDCSIKSTEHDKDEGVMTSETALSALVNLPAVDSGDSCSLQRQPPYSRTQPHSLALATYDPFSVSAERPENQEGSKSCQTSPTVAESEPIKCKHTAKSENLATGAKKKLPPATLSKKPRLEERGNVSKDPSCVRSEANVIHKENRKEQRKLILKKDSKAPKLLKKIQAELFPDCSGNVKLCCQFGDIHGDSTITWTKDSKLLARLQRNAQDDSPVSLAIAKASDKDQGMYYCCLNNIYGKSWNIFQVFRILKVWKKLNSCSSCSEKISSVTVILVGTCME; encoded by the exons ATGAGAAGCCCAAAAGTATCATTCCCATGTGAGAAATCCCGCAGACGCTTGCCTAACATGGAAGACAACATGGatgcaaaaaatgtatttgaaacacaggaaaatatatGCTGCCTTAGGGGTGCATCAGAGAATGGTGATGACCTAATTAATTTTAACAGTATGGTCTGCGTCGCTgctggagaagcagagaaatactGCATCAGTCAGGTGCATTCCCACCCTACAGATCTAATCACTGATCACACAGACAATTGTTGCCTTAAAGTGGAAGACTCGATTTCTTGTCCACCTCCAGCTGAAGTCCAGACACATGGAAAGACTGGGTTCAGTAGACCTCTAACCATGAATGCAGTGTTGAGTGAGCAGGCAGATACTCCCATAGTAAATCagaattattttacaaaacatgATTCTGAAAATTCTGGAGGCATTTTGGAGGCTTGTGCAAGTGTAAGTGATGACTTTTCTGATGATGTCCTAGAGTATTTTGAATGTTCAGATGTGCTGACAgcacatgaaaatgaaatctggGAAAAGAAATTAGAGTTTTTATTAGAAAGCGGTGATGAAGATGATTTAAAACTGAGTAAGGATTGTGATGGGTGTGCTTACTTCCTCAGTGAGATGCCGTGTCTGTTCCGAGTGTCAGATAACACTACGCCTATGGATACTACCATTGGCTTCTGTGGTCATCACTCAAAATTCAAAGGAGTAAATGTAAGGAGAGACCCCTCTACATACAGCCAGTCAACTTTGCAGGCAGAGATGACTCTAGCTGTTGGACAACACCGAGATAAAACTACCAGTGTGAAAGACGAAGAGAAGGGTAAAGTGCCTGTTGCATCTGCTGTCATTGAAAATGAGTGTCTCcgaactgaagaagaaaataatggaattGGCCAGACAGATTTCTCAACCAGCAAACCTCAGAATGTGGATAATGTACATGCAAAGGCGGACTCCTCTACTGGTGGCATAGGTACTGCTTTGACAAATCAGGCTTCAGAGACAATGACAGAAAACAAGGTGGACGAGAACTTGCTAGGTGAAAACTCATTGCTGCTagaggaggggagaagaaatTCGTCAGAGGAAAATGCAAGGCATGCTGTCTCTACCTTAACAGAAACTCTAACAAGAAACCTTTTAAAGTTGCTAAACCCTATAGAGCTCTGCAGATATGTTGGTAATATAGGGCAATCTTTTCAGGCTGCTACAGAGGTGAGGGAATCCAGTGCTTTGTTTCCCAGTCAGGAAGGAGTCTTTTCAGCACAAATGTGTGAGGAGACAGAAAGCTTGCAAATGCAGGCTGGTTTGTGTCGTACAGAAGAGGCGGATAAAGACTGTCATTGGGAACAGAAAAAGACTCGGGGCCCGTCTGAGCAAAATCAGGTGCCAGATGACAACGTCTCACCCAGG aatcAAGGTGCCAGTCTTAAAATCTCTATCCAGAATTGTGATAGAGAATGTATGGAGCCTGAAATAGCAAAGGAAGGCATCCTCATAACCTGCCAGAATGCAAAAAACATCCATTCAGCTTCAGAATGTACTGAAAAGCCACTACAAGCAAAAAATGGAAGTTTACAAACCTATTCTCAACACTGTGCTCCTTGTGATAAGAGAGAAAGTTGTCACCAGCAAGTCTTCTGGGAACAAGGGAAGGATATTAGTAGTAATGGCAACAAATCAAAGAAAGACATTTCACCTTTTCCCTTATGGGACGCAGACTCTGTTCCTGATAAACAAGAAAGTTTATGTGCTGTTCTCTCTTCTGCAAAGCTGTGTGATGAGCCAAAGGAGGGAGGGCGAAGGTATGGTTTTGATTCGCATGATGGCAATGACAGAGATACTCTCTGCAGTGTATCATGTGATGAGTCTCTGTTTGAAGCTAATCCCAAGTCAGTTCTGGAATCTGGAGAACCTGGGTGCAAAGGAGATGCCGATTTATCTGCAGTGCATGACAAGCTCTGGAAACTTCTTCAAGAAGATGACTCAGACTATCAAATCCCATTTGAAAACTGGGGAATCACAAGTTTGGAGGTAAGGCTGACAGATACCAAAGTCACAGAACCGAACTCTGTGCAAGAGACCTGTTCTGATCATCCTTTGCCCTCAAATTTCATAGAACAGCAGGAACCTATTACACAGCCACCTACTAgacaaagaacagagaaagaagacTGCAGTGTCTCTAACGTCCTACTGAAAACAGATGAAGCGTGTAACAGTGCATCCATAGAAAACTTTTCTCTTACACGAGTGGTAGAAGCAGATGGTTTATGTATAAGTTctagcactgaaaataaaacagaaacaccatccacttgtatttcagaaaatagtaTATTAAATACAGAGGAGTGCTTCGAGCAGAAGCCAAATCAAACATTAATTGTCAATAATGGAGCTGTTCAAATGACTGTTTCTCGGGAAGGAAAGCTTACCGTTAATAACACTTTCCAAACATGTGATACAGATtctcaaagattaaaaaatgctCAGAGTAGTAACTTAGCATGTGATAAACAAAACCCAGCTTACATGTCAGATAAGTCACGTTGGACAACTGGACAATTACCTCATACTGAGCGGAACATATCCTTGATAAATGAGAATATGACTGAGACCACAGATGAAGATGCTGGTAAAGACTGTCATTTTAAAGACTGTtacctagaaagaaaaaaactggcATATTTCCCTGAGGAGAAAGTTATTTTCCCCAGTAACTCCTCTGTTGAAAATAACCATCAGTTTACACATGAAAAACACTCTTCTGTTAACACCATACATAgaagttatgaaaataatttaccagaaaaaagaaatcactcaGAGTTGAATGCACAAAATGGCACTAATTGTAGCAGTTATCATCCTTCAAAAAATTATGACTCTCAAGATTTTCAAGTTGCTTCTAATACACAGAAATATAGTTACCCAATGAAATTGCCTAATTTCATTAAGACTACTGAAACCATAACATGTAAGAATCTACCCCAAAATGTGCACCAAATGACAGaattagaaaaacaagaagTGATGTTCACTGCCTCTTCTGAGAATCCCCTTTTAACAGATTTCTTTGTAAAAGTGCCCAAATATGAACCAAGTAAACCAGGAGAAGAACAGAGAGCCATTTTCATAGGTGATGAACAAAGGGCTGAAGCATCCTGTGACTCTGGAGTTAGGCATGTTTCAGAGAGTCAGCCTGCAGTTTCCCCTCATAACGTGTCtgaacaacatttattttttgctgacaACACCTTTAAGTTTGACGAAGAGTTAAAAACAGGTTATTTGAAAAGTCCCACGTATGCCTCTGGGAATGTAACGTCAGTGTCAGTAAGTACCCTGCTGCCTAGAAAGGTTCAGAATGAGTACTGCACAGTAGCGAAGGAAGATTGTAGAGACATCGGTAATCAGATGGATCTCCAGCAACAGAGTgtaagagaaacatcaccattCATACCTGTAAGGCAGTCAGAGGGCTCTCTTAACAGTGTAGCAGCAGTGGGGTGTTCTGGCACAGGAAGTCGCGTACAAACAGAATGCACACAAACCGCTGtcaaaggagatgaaaaatTGACTGAGTTGGAAGCTTTCTGCGAAGCATTGCAGGATCACATCCATAGGGTaccagaagaaaataaggagGAAGCAATCTTGCGTGGAAATAAACAAGAGATTCAAAGAACTACTGAATACAACCTGGATGCTGCTAAAATGAAGTCTCCTTTGCACGCTTTAATTAGCTCCAAGGCTCAGAGGCGGATTAGGAATAGTATCGCTAAGCAGTCCTCTCCTGACTTGATCACTTCCAGCAAGCCGGCTGAGGTTGATTGTTCAATTAAGTCTACTGAGCATGATAAAGACGAAGGAGTCATGACTTCAGAGACTGCACTAAGTGCTTTAGTTAACCTGCCAGCAGTTGATTCGGGGGACAGCTGCTCTCTTCAAAGGCAGCCACCCTACAGCAGGACTCAGCCACACTCCTTAGCATTGGCCACATATGATCCGTTCTCAGTCAGTGCGGAAAGGCCAGAAAATCAAGAAGGGTCAAAGTCCTGCCAGACATCACCAACTGTTGCTGAGTCTGAGCCCATCAAATGTAAACACACAGCAAAGAGTGAGAACTTAGCTACTGgagcaaagaagaaattacCACCAGCAACACTGTCGAAAAAACCCCGActggaggagagaggaaatgTCAGCAAGGATCCTAGCTGTGTTAGAAGTGAGGCAAACGTGattcataaagaaaatagaaaagagcaaaggaaaCTAATTTTGAAAAAGGATAGCAAAG CTCCcaagctgctgaagaaaatcCAAGCAGAGTTGTTCCCTGACTGCTCTGGAAATGTTAAGCTGTGCTGCCAGTTTGGAGACATTCATGGGGACTCCACCATTACATGGACTAAAGACTCCAAGTTACTAGCTCGACTGCAGAGAAA tgcccaggATGACTCTCCTGTCTCTTTGGCGATAGCTAAAGCCAGTGACAAAGACCAAGGAATGTATTATTGCTGCTTGAATAATATATATGGAAAG TCCTGGAACATCTTTCAAGTTTTCAGAATTTTGAAG GTGTGGAAGAAATTGAATTCATGCAGCTCATGTTCAGAGAAGATTTCATCAGTGACAGTTATTTTGGTGGGAACCTGCATGGAATAA
- the ALPK2 gene encoding alpha-protein kinase 2 isoform X4 codes for MRSPKVSFPCEKSRRRLPNMEDNMDAKNVFETQENICCLRGASENGDDLINFNSMVCVAAGEAEKYCISQVHSHPTDLITDHTDNCCLKVEDSISCPPPAEVQTHGKTGFSRPLTMNAVLSEQADTPIVNQNYFTKHDSENSGGILEACASVSDDFSDDVLEYFECSDVLTAHENEIWEKKLEFLLESGDEDDLKLSKDCDGCAYFLSEMPCLFRVSDNTTPMDTTIGFCGHHSKFKGVNVRRDPSTYSQSTLQAEMTLAVGQHRDKTTSVKDEEKGKVPVASAVIENECLRTEEENNGIGQTDFSTSKPQNVDNVHAKADSSTGGIGTALTNQASETMTENKVDENLLGENSLLLEEGRRNSSEENARHAVSTLTETLTRNLLKLLNPIELCRYVGNIGQSFQAATEVRESSALFPSQEGVFSAQMCEETESLQMQAGLCRTEEADKDCHWEQKKTRGPSEQNQVPDDNVSPRNQGASLKISIQNCDRECMEPEIAKEGILITCQNAKNIHSASECTEKPLQAKNGSLQTYSQHCAPCDKRESCHQQVFWEQGKDISSNGNKSKKDISPFPLWDADSVPDKQESLCAVLSSAKLCDEPKEGGRRYGFDSHDGNDRDTLCSVSCDESLFEANPKSVLESGEPGCKGDADLSAVHDKLWKLLQEDDSDYQIPFENWGITSLEVRLTDTKVTEPNSVQETCSDHPLPSNFIEQQEPITQPPTRQRTEKEDCSVSNVLLKTDEACNSASIENFSLTRVVEADGLCISSSTENKTETPSTCISENSILNTEECFEQKPNQTLIVNNGAVQMTVSREGKLTVNNTFQTCDTDSQRLKNAQSSNLACDKQNPAYMSDKSRWTTGQLPHTERNISLINENMTETTDEDAGKDCHFKDCYLERKKLAYFPEEKVIFPSNSSVENNHQFTHEKHSSVNTIHRSYENNLPEKRNHSELNAQNGTNCSSYHPSKNYDSQDFQVASNTQKYSYPMKLPNFIKTTETITCKNLPQNVHQMTELEKQEVMFTASSENPLLTDFFVKVPKYEPSKPGEEQRAIFIGDEQRAEASCDSGVRHVSESQPAVSPHNVSEQHLFFADNTFKFDEELKTGYLKSPTYASGNVTSVSVSTLLPRKVQNEYCTVAKEDCRDIGNQMDLQQQSVRETSPFIPVRQSEGSLNSVAAVGCSGTGSRVQTECTQTAVKGDEKLTELEAFCEALQDHIHRVPEENKEEAILRGNKQEIQRTTEYNLDAAKMKSPLHALISSKAQRRIRNSIAKQSSPDLITSSKPAEVDCSIKSTEHDKDEGVMTSETALSALVNLPAVDSGDSCSLQRQPPYSRTQPHSLALATYDPFSVSAERPENQEGSKSCQTSPTVAESEPIKCKHTAKSENLATGAKKKLPPATLSKKPRLEERGNVSKDPSCVRSEANVIHKENRKEQRKLILKKDSKAPKLLKKIQAELFPDCSGNVKLCCQFGDIHGDSTITWTKDSKLLARLQRNAQDDSPVSLAIAKASDKDQGMYYCCLNNIYGKVTAEFNLTSEVLEHLSSFQNFEGHWQRC; via the exons ATGAGAAGCCCAAAAGTATCATTCCCATGTGAGAAATCCCGCAGACGCTTGCCTAACATGGAAGACAACATGGatgcaaaaaatgtatttgaaacacaggaaaatatatGCTGCCTTAGGGGTGCATCAGAGAATGGTGATGACCTAATTAATTTTAACAGTATGGTCTGCGTCGCTgctggagaagcagagaaatactGCATCAGTCAGGTGCATTCCCACCCTACAGATCTAATCACTGATCACACAGACAATTGTTGCCTTAAAGTGGAAGACTCGATTTCTTGTCCACCTCCAGCTGAAGTCCAGACACATGGAAAGACTGGGTTCAGTAGACCTCTAACCATGAATGCAGTGTTGAGTGAGCAGGCAGATACTCCCATAGTAAATCagaattattttacaaaacatgATTCTGAAAATTCTGGAGGCATTTTGGAGGCTTGTGCAAGTGTAAGTGATGACTTTTCTGATGATGTCCTAGAGTATTTTGAATGTTCAGATGTGCTGACAgcacatgaaaatgaaatctggGAAAAGAAATTAGAGTTTTTATTAGAAAGCGGTGATGAAGATGATTTAAAACTGAGTAAGGATTGTGATGGGTGTGCTTACTTCCTCAGTGAGATGCCGTGTCTGTTCCGAGTGTCAGATAACACTACGCCTATGGATACTACCATTGGCTTCTGTGGTCATCACTCAAAATTCAAAGGAGTAAATGTAAGGAGAGACCCCTCTACATACAGCCAGTCAACTTTGCAGGCAGAGATGACTCTAGCTGTTGGACAACACCGAGATAAAACTACCAGTGTGAAAGACGAAGAGAAGGGTAAAGTGCCTGTTGCATCTGCTGTCATTGAAAATGAGTGTCTCcgaactgaagaagaaaataatggaattGGCCAGACAGATTTCTCAACCAGCAAACCTCAGAATGTGGATAATGTACATGCAAAGGCGGACTCCTCTACTGGTGGCATAGGTACTGCTTTGACAAATCAGGCTTCAGAGACAATGACAGAAAACAAGGTGGACGAGAACTTGCTAGGTGAAAACTCATTGCTGCTagaggaggggagaagaaatTCGTCAGAGGAAAATGCAAGGCATGCTGTCTCTACCTTAACAGAAACTCTAACAAGAAACCTTTTAAAGTTGCTAAACCCTATAGAGCTCTGCAGATATGTTGGTAATATAGGGCAATCTTTTCAGGCTGCTACAGAGGTGAGGGAATCCAGTGCTTTGTTTCCCAGTCAGGAAGGAGTCTTTTCAGCACAAATGTGTGAGGAGACAGAAAGCTTGCAAATGCAGGCTGGTTTGTGTCGTACAGAAGAGGCGGATAAAGACTGTCATTGGGAACAGAAAAAGACTCGGGGCCCGTCTGAGCAAAATCAGGTGCCAGATGACAACGTCTCACCCAGG aatcAAGGTGCCAGTCTTAAAATCTCTATCCAGAATTGTGATAGAGAATGTATGGAGCCTGAAATAGCAAAGGAAGGCATCCTCATAACCTGCCAGAATGCAAAAAACATCCATTCAGCTTCAGAATGTACTGAAAAGCCACTACAAGCAAAAAATGGAAGTTTACAAACCTATTCTCAACACTGTGCTCCTTGTGATAAGAGAGAAAGTTGTCACCAGCAAGTCTTCTGGGAACAAGGGAAGGATATTAGTAGTAATGGCAACAAATCAAAGAAAGACATTTCACCTTTTCCCTTATGGGACGCAGACTCTGTTCCTGATAAACAAGAAAGTTTATGTGCTGTTCTCTCTTCTGCAAAGCTGTGTGATGAGCCAAAGGAGGGAGGGCGAAGGTATGGTTTTGATTCGCATGATGGCAATGACAGAGATACTCTCTGCAGTGTATCATGTGATGAGTCTCTGTTTGAAGCTAATCCCAAGTCAGTTCTGGAATCTGGAGAACCTGGGTGCAAAGGAGATGCCGATTTATCTGCAGTGCATGACAAGCTCTGGAAACTTCTTCAAGAAGATGACTCAGACTATCAAATCCCATTTGAAAACTGGGGAATCACAAGTTTGGAGGTAAGGCTGACAGATACCAAAGTCACAGAACCGAACTCTGTGCAAGAGACCTGTTCTGATCATCCTTTGCCCTCAAATTTCATAGAACAGCAGGAACCTATTACACAGCCACCTACTAgacaaagaacagagaaagaagacTGCAGTGTCTCTAACGTCCTACTGAAAACAGATGAAGCGTGTAACAGTGCATCCATAGAAAACTTTTCTCTTACACGAGTGGTAGAAGCAGATGGTTTATGTATAAGTTctagcactgaaaataaaacagaaacaccatccacttgtatttcagaaaatagtaTATTAAATACAGAGGAGTGCTTCGAGCAGAAGCCAAATCAAACATTAATTGTCAATAATGGAGCTGTTCAAATGACTGTTTCTCGGGAAGGAAAGCTTACCGTTAATAACACTTTCCAAACATGTGATACAGATtctcaaagattaaaaaatgctCAGAGTAGTAACTTAGCATGTGATAAACAAAACCCAGCTTACATGTCAGATAAGTCACGTTGGACAACTGGACAATTACCTCATACTGAGCGGAACATATCCTTGATAAATGAGAATATGACTGAGACCACAGATGAAGATGCTGGTAAAGACTGTCATTTTAAAGACTGTtacctagaaagaaaaaaactggcATATTTCCCTGAGGAGAAAGTTATTTTCCCCAGTAACTCCTCTGTTGAAAATAACCATCAGTTTACACATGAAAAACACTCTTCTGTTAACACCATACATAgaagttatgaaaataatttaccagaaaaaagaaatcactcaGAGTTGAATGCACAAAATGGCACTAATTGTAGCAGTTATCATCCTTCAAAAAATTATGACTCTCAAGATTTTCAAGTTGCTTCTAATACACAGAAATATAGTTACCCAATGAAATTGCCTAATTTCATTAAGACTACTGAAACCATAACATGTAAGAATCTACCCCAAAATGTGCACCAAATGACAGaattagaaaaacaagaagTGATGTTCACTGCCTCTTCTGAGAATCCCCTTTTAACAGATTTCTTTGTAAAAGTGCCCAAATATGAACCAAGTAAACCAGGAGAAGAACAGAGAGCCATTTTCATAGGTGATGAACAAAGGGCTGAAGCATCCTGTGACTCTGGAGTTAGGCATGTTTCAGAGAGTCAGCCTGCAGTTTCCCCTCATAACGTGTCtgaacaacatttattttttgctgacaACACCTTTAAGTTTGACGAAGAGTTAAAAACAGGTTATTTGAAAAGTCCCACGTATGCCTCTGGGAATGTAACGTCAGTGTCAGTAAGTACCCTGCTGCCTAGAAAGGTTCAGAATGAGTACTGCACAGTAGCGAAGGAAGATTGTAGAGACATCGGTAATCAGATGGATCTCCAGCAACAGAGTgtaagagaaacatcaccattCATACCTGTAAGGCAGTCAGAGGGCTCTCTTAACAGTGTAGCAGCAGTGGGGTGTTCTGGCACAGGAAGTCGCGTACAAACAGAATGCACACAAACCGCTGtcaaaggagatgaaaaatTGACTGAGTTGGAAGCTTTCTGCGAAGCATTGCAGGATCACATCCATAGGGTaccagaagaaaataaggagGAAGCAATCTTGCGTGGAAATAAACAAGAGATTCAAAGAACTACTGAATACAACCTGGATGCTGCTAAAATGAAGTCTCCTTTGCACGCTTTAATTAGCTCCAAGGCTCAGAGGCGGATTAGGAATAGTATCGCTAAGCAGTCCTCTCCTGACTTGATCACTTCCAGCAAGCCGGCTGAGGTTGATTGTTCAATTAAGTCTACTGAGCATGATAAAGACGAAGGAGTCATGACTTCAGAGACTGCACTAAGTGCTTTAGTTAACCTGCCAGCAGTTGATTCGGGGGACAGCTGCTCTCTTCAAAGGCAGCCACCCTACAGCAGGACTCAGCCACACTCCTTAGCATTGGCCACATATGATCCGTTCTCAGTCAGTGCGGAAAGGCCAGAAAATCAAGAAGGGTCAAAGTCCTGCCAGACATCACCAACTGTTGCTGAGTCTGAGCCCATCAAATGTAAACACACAGCAAAGAGTGAGAACTTAGCTACTGgagcaaagaagaaattacCACCAGCAACACTGTCGAAAAAACCCCGActggaggagagaggaaatgTCAGCAAGGATCCTAGCTGTGTTAGAAGTGAGGCAAACGTGattcataaagaaaatagaaaagagcaaaggaaaCTAATTTTGAAAAAGGATAGCAAAG CTCCcaagctgctgaagaaaatcCAAGCAGAGTTGTTCCCTGACTGCTCTGGAAATGTTAAGCTGTGCTGCCAGTTTGGAGACATTCATGGGGACTCCACCATTACATGGACTAAAGACTCCAAGTTACTAGCTCGACTGCAGAGAAA tgcccaggATGACTCTCCTGTCTCTTTGGCGATAGCTAAAGCCAGTGACAAAGACCAAGGAATGTATTATTGCTGCTTGAATAATATATATGGAAAGGTAACTGCGGAGTTTAATCTGACTTCTGAAG TCCTGGAACATCTTTCAAGTTTTCAGAATTTTGAAG GTCATTGGCAAAGATGTTAA